In the Sphingobacterium sp. PCS056 genome, TTATTGATCATTTTGGAGAACAGACTTCAACATGTTGATTAGTGGCTGAAACAGGAATGAATTGAAGTATAGCATTTATTAAAGTACTATCAGATCATCAATTAATGATCCGCATAAATTATTTCTGCAGGATACGCTCCATATCATAGTCGGTATGTAGCAGTGGAAGATTTATATTGGGTAATTGTTATATTTTGATAACCTCTTTTCTACCTGCTGATGATTACGATGAATCAAAGTCATTCCCAACTCTGAGATTGAGGTGAAGATAGTCCCTATCTATAGATTTGACGTTGTACTACATATATGTAGAAGCTAAGCTGGATTTCCCATTTTTTTTCACAAAACAGTAAATAATAATGAAAATACTATTATTTATGGCCGCGCTATGCGTTGTGGTCATGTCATGTACAAAGGGTAAAACGGATTACGAAGCTGAAATCGATACTGTAGTAACGGACCATGTCGAGTTTAAAGAGGCTGCAACTGTTACTACTAACGGTTATCATATTCGTATTGAAGCTTTGAATGGAACATTCTATAAGGGTTATAATGAAATCCGTTTAAAAATCACCAATAGTCAGACTGGCGAAATATCTAATACTTCTGGAGTTACATTTTTGCCTATTATGACTAATGCAATGGGGGAGCATCAGTCCTGTCCTCATCGGTATCAATTGATGGAGAGATCTGATGAAAAATATTTTTCTGGATATGCTGTATTTACAGAGAAAAGTAGTTTAGATGACAGTTGGAACCTATACCTCAGCCTGACCATTAATGGGCAAACTTTCCAGGTCGCGAAAAGCATAAATGTTCAGGAACAAGCAAATAAAAATCTCAACATGACGGTTTTTACGGGGAAGGATAATGAACAATATATCATCGCTTTAATATCTCCTCAGAAGCCAAAAGTTTCTGAAAACGAACTGTTAGCTGGAATCTATAGATATCAAAAACCTATAGATAATCCATCGGGAGTATTTCCAGATCCGACACAGTTTTCCTACACTGAGGTTAATGGTTATATGTTGCAGCTGGATCCGCGAATGCCAGAACCTTCTATGGGGAATCATTCGTCACCCAACAATAAAGATCTGACGCAACAGAACGACGGGTTGTATCATGGCGTAGTGAATTATACCATGACCGGAAACTGGACATTGAATTTTATTATGCAGAACCAAGATGGACAGATCATAAAAGGAACTGTTGTACCGGATGATTTTACACCTGGCATTGCAGGTGCTAAAAGCGACCTGCATATTGATATTTTATTTTAACCATGATGAAGAAATTAAGTGTTGGCTTAGTGCTTCTGGTATTTGGTATATATGCTAAAGCGCAAGATTCGCAGATAAAACAAGATAGTACGCGTCGTATCGATGAAGTACAGGTAAATAGGATGGTCAAAAAGAAAATAGAGACTGAAATGAAAATGTCCGTGTCGGTTGATGAATTTTTGGCATCCTCGGAAAATATAAGTTTTATCAAACGTGGTGCTTATGCTTGGGAGCCCTTGTTGAATAATATGAGTTCAGAACGGACGAATCTGACCATTGATGGTATGCATATCTTCGGAGCTTGTACCGATAAAATGGATCCGATCACCTCTTATGTGGAGAGTAACAACCTTTCTGCGATTGACATTACATCGGGGCAGGCTGGAAGTATGCACGGATCTACCGTGTCGGGAAGTATTGATCTGAAGCGAAAAAGTACCCCGTTTAGTCTGGATCCGAAGTGGAGTGGTACCTACCAAACAGGATTCGAATGGAATAATAAACAGTTTTTCAATATGGGAAATTTGTCTTATTCAGATGACAAATTTGTAGCAGATGGAAGTATTTCTTTTAGAAAAGCGGGTAATTATGCTGATGGACATAACGATGAAGTCAAGCATTCGCAGTACAATAAATTTAATACGTCTTTAGGTATGGCTTATAAAACAAGTCCATTGTCTGCATTAAGAGTGGATGCTATTTTTGATATGGCCAAGGATGTCGGTTTCCCAGCATTACCGATGGACCTCTGGCTATCCCGAGCATTGATCACATCTGCTTCTTATAAGCAAATGTTTGAGGATGGGCCAGTCAAAGTGTGGGATTCAAAAATCTATTTTAATGCAGTAGAGCACTATATGGATGATACAACTCGGCCTGAAAATCTAGTGCATATGGATATGCCTGGATGGAGTACGACTTACGGACTTGTGAGTAAGATTAATCTAAAAAAAGATGATTACGCTTCCGAAATACAGTTGAATGCTTACGAGAATGTATCGATCGCTGAAATGAGAATGTATCCTCAAGATCGAAGCAACCGTACCATGTTTGCCTACAGTTGGCCATGGGTAACGACTCGATATGGAGGACTTTCGATGAATAATGCATGGGAAATCTCCGACAAGAGTCAAGTAAATGTTGGTGGAACATTGGGGTTGAACTACAATCATGCTAAGTACGTGGAATTTAATTGGATTTTCCATCCGGGTACACCACAAGAAAAAACAAGAGTCTTGCCAAGTCTTCATGCAAATTATCAGCTTAATTTTGACAGTTTTCATTTTTCTGCGGGAACGGGTTATGGACATAGGTCACCATCTGTTTCCGAAGGTTATGGTTATTATATCTACAATAGTTTCGATCGATACGATTATATCGGAAATCCGGATTTGAAAAATGAAATTTCATATGAAATGAATGCGAGTTTGGGCTTTAAGAAAGAAAAAGTCGGGATTGACGTTAAGGCAAACAACTTCTATATCCAAAACTATATCGTTGGTCGCATTTTAAGTATGGGTAGCCCAATGAATTACCAATCGGTAGGTGTCAAAGGTTATACCTCTTTGGACCATGCTACACTTTTCAATTTTTCTATTGGTGGTCATTACGACATCTTGCAAAATCTGCAATGGAAAGGTCTGCTGACTTATGCTCGCGGTCAAGATGACAGAGGTGGAAATTTACCCTTTAAACGTCCCCTAAGTTATCAGACATCAGTCCATTTTACACATCATAAAATTGGGTTGCAAACCAGTTTGAATGGTGATTTTACACAAAATAATTACAGTCCGGAGTATGGAGAAGATAAAACTTCCTCTTATAAGATTTGGAATGTTTCGGCAGACTATCGATTTAAGATCAAGAATTGTAAAGCTGTTGTACAGGTAGGTGCCGAAAACTTATGGAATGAATACTACAGTACATACGCTGACTGGGGAAATATTCCCCGAATGGGTCGTAATATATTTACATCCTTAAAAGTGGGTTTTTAGAAAACCCATAGTGCTAACAATAAATAATGTTTAATTAAATAAAAATTGAAATGAAGAATCTAAAAAACTATCTATTATTATCAGCCTGTACACTGGCCATGGTTTCATGTAGTAAAAGTGATGACATGCCTGTGGCTAATCATGTAACCTTACATTTTAATAATACCTTTAAAAATACAACGATAATCTTAGGGGGTGCGAGTTCAACTACTGCTACAACAAATACTTCTGCAGTAGGACAAGTCCATCATTTATCTGAATTGAAATATGTGATTAGCAATATCCGTCTTATCAAAGCTGATGGTGGGGAGATACCTTACCATGTTAATGATCTGGATAAGGGAGCAACAGTTATTGATCAAGCGAAGCAAGCTAGTCTCGATTATGTCTTAACGAACATTCCATCAGGTACCTATAAGCAGATCAAATTTGGTTTGGGTGTAAAACAGGATTTGAATACCATCGATCAAGTAAGATTTCCAACATTTTATGCCACTGCTGGTGCTAATGATACTAAAATGATGTGGGAGTGGGGAACAGGTTATCGATTTACAAAATTGGAAGGCTTTTATGAAGTCGATAATAAGACCATGTCTATACACACCGGTAGCACTATTGAAGGAAAGGAAGGAGCTTACACGCAAGGAGTGGATGCATACCGGGATATCACCTTAGATCTGACAACAGATGCTATCGTGGGTCAACATGGTCCTAAAATAACCATCACCGCAGATTTTAATAAACTCTTGAGTGGTAAAACCAATATTACGCTGTCAACGGGGACAGGTATGGGGAATAATGCTACACCAAATGTTCATACTGCTGTTCAAATGCTAAAATTTGTGGACAATCTAGGCGGTAATGGTTCTAGTGATATATCTGGAATGTTTTCTATAAGTAAAGTAGAAAACTAATTTTTAGCACGAGCTGATCAAATGAGCTGATTTGGGCAGCTCGTGTATTGTTTAATTTAAAAATAGCTATACAAGTGAAAAAAATAGTAGGGATTATAGTCGTGCTCGCATTGTTGCTCTCTTGTAGTAAAGAAGATGATAAAACTTCCTTTTCTTTTGATAACCCAGAGCTTTCATTGGAAATTCCTGCTGGGTTTCCTATTTTAAATAATAGTGTGAAAAATAATAGGCCAACAAAATATGGAGCAGAACTGGGCGAAAAGTTATTTAATGAAAGAAAATTAAGTGGAAATAATAGTATATCCTGTGCGAGCTGTCACAATCAGTCCAATGCTTTTGCTGATCAAAATCCTAGAGCTATTGGTATCTATGGACGGATCGGTCTGAGAAATACTCCACCAATACAAAATATGGCCTTTATGCAGTTTTATAATTGGGATGGGAATGTTCTGCAGCTAGAAAAGCAACCTTTGGTGCCTATTATAACACATGAAGAGATGAATTCTTCTATTGTGGAAGTTATTGGGAAATTAGGAGGAGACGTGGTATATCAAGATATGTTTAAAAAAGCCTTTGGTGACGAGCATATTACACCTGATCGCATTTATCGTAGTATTGCTCAGTACTCCTATACGCTTATCAGTGCTAATAGTAGATATGATCAAGTAATGCGAAATATGGGGGGGGAATTTACTAAAAGTGAAGCGCAGGGTTATCAGATATTTAAACAGAAATGCCAGAGCTGTCATAGTACGGAGCTTTTTACGGATCAAACTTTCAGAAACGTGGGCTTTCCGCTACACAGTAGTTCTGAGGAAGCGGGACGAGCTCGGGTGACGGGGATACTTTCCGATTATATGAGCTTTCGTGTTCCTAGTTTAAGGAATATTGAATATACTGCGCCTTATGGCAGCTTCGGACAGTTTGCAACTTTATTAGAGGTGTTGGATTACTTTGATAAAGGTGTTATAGATGCTGAAAATCTGGATCCTATTTTAAAAGAAAATGGCAATCGGATTCCATTAACTGATCAAGAAAAACAAGATATCATTTCATTTTTGAAAACGCTAAGTGATCCTGAATTTTTAAGATCAGGATCCTAACTTTGGATAATATAATCTGCTGGGGCTTATAATAAAAATAAGTGAAAGTTATGATTGATAAATTAGGATATTCCTCTTGTCTTGAGTTCTTGATTGATTTTCTTTAAATTTTTAAAATTAATGATAGTGATGGGTGACAAAGCAAAAGGAATAGCTACCAATGCACTGAATTTTTTGGTTACGGAAATATAGATTCCCATTCCCAATAGGATAAGTAACATAACGGTCAATAGAACTGCAGCTATTGTTGTTACTTTTTTAGCATTGATTAGTTCTTCATTGCTCATTTCATGGTATGATTTCTTATTCATGGTAGGTTGTAGTTGATTGATTGTTAGTTAAAGATAAAAACCTTTGTTTATTAATTTGATTTTTTTATAAAAAAATCAAATCATATAGCATTTTTAAGAATTGTTTAATGATGATTTACTAGTTTTTAAAGTCGTTTTATTAAATACTTTCTTACTGGTATGTCGTAAAATTTTAAACAGATATAAGCGAGTATAATACTTCCAATAAGAACAGCGGCTGCACCAGGTAATGACTCTTCAAATGTAAGTTTATGATTTTTTACCCAGGCATAGTACAGATAGATAAAAGGATAATGAACCGTATATAAAGGATACGAAATATCGCCTAAAAATTTACATATCTGAGTTGTAAACTTATCGCTGGTTTTTCCAGATGCTCCAAGGTAAACTAATATTGGAAAAATCAAGATACAGCATAAGGTATCATATAGCCCGTTTATCCATAAATACTCTGCTCCGCCAATACGTGGTACGGCAAGAAGAGCAACTAATAGGAGACTACACATCCAAAAAGCTCTTTTTATATGAACGGGATTGAAAACACGTGAGAGTAATAAACCTGCAGAAAAAGAAAATAGCATCCTTAAAAATCCAGCAGTAAATTCGATTTCGGTCAGCGAGAATCCAGCACAGAGATCTCCGTATGGGCCTACTATTGCAAATGTCGCTAAGCCACAACCTGCAGTAAAGACTAAACCTGCAAGAATCTTGGTAGAAAATCTTCGGATAATCAAAGCATAGAGTATATTTCCGATATATTCAAAAAATAAAGACCAGCTTGGGCCATTCAAAGGGAACATTTCACCTAGACCGCGTACTTCATGCCCTGGCATTGCAGGGATCAAAAATGCGTTTAATAATGTCGCACCGAGCAAAGCCATGATACTCACAGTAGAAACATCCCACACCGAGCAGCCTTGGAAGTAAAATAGAATAGCGCCAATGATCGCACCTATAAAGACCATGGGATGGAGTCGATTATTCGGCGTTTGATAAAATCTAAGGTCGATGTTGTTGCCCAACGATCATCATAAGCATAACCAATCACAAATCCCGATAGCATAAAGAAAAAATCGACGGCTAAATAACCATGATTGATGATCTGATCCAAATGACTCGTTGCAAAAGCTTCAAATATGTGAAAACATACCACCGTAATCGCTGCCACTCCTCGTAACCCATCGAGTATAGCGTAATGTGGCTTTGTATTACTGAAAGTCGCTGTTGACATTTGCGTATGGAGCATAACATATAAGTCGGTTGTTCGTATTGTTGGTTTTTGTAAGAGAAAGATGGTGAATATAGGAAATTATAACAATTTATAAAATAATTATTTATAATCAGATACCATCAACTTGTTTGGACTTGTTTATCTCAGCGTATTAAGAGCTAATAAAACGGTGTATAGAATATTTAGGTTGATATCTTAAGAGTGAGGGAGGCTTGTTGTAATGATGCTGTAATGGTATTATGCATGTAGATGTTAGAATACATCAAATATGATATCAAAGGAATGAAATTAGGTCATGATAAATAGAACAGGATAAGAATATTGCTCGACTTGCAAAAGTTTATATATTCATCTTATTACGTTAATGAATACGTTAAGGGAAATAAAAAACTTATTTTAAAAACACAATTAGGAATGGAAATATCGGTATTTTATCTATAGACTGTATATGCTATAGATAAAATACTTGATGATATCACAACAATCAATTTTTATAAAATCATGATATAAAATTAGTTTGGAATAGTGCCTTTTTAGTGCTTTGACCGATCTAAGACAAGCTACCCAAACTTTTTGCTTCAAATGTCGACAGTTCATCGAACTTCTCTGCATGTACTTTTTTGACCCAATTTGGATCTTGTAAAATTGCTCTACCTACGGCAACAAGATCAAAATCTCCTCTTTCATATCTGCGAACCAATTCATCTAAGGCAACTGGAGCTGATTTTGATTCGGAATTGGTAAATACATCCCCAAAATCTTGATCAAGACCTACAGAACCTACGGTAATAGTGGGTTGTCCAGAGACTTTTTTCAGCCAACCTGCAAAATTTAGGTCACTGCCTTCAAATTCCGGTTCCCAATAACGGCGTTGGCTACCATGAAAAATATCTACTCCAGCATCGACCAGTGGTAAGATCCAATCTTCTAAAGATGTAGGTGTTGGAGCCAATTTAGCAGTATAATCCTGTTGTTTCCATTGCGACAGGCGTAGGATAATAACAAAATCAGGGCCTACTGCTTGGCGCATCGCTTTTATGACTTCAACAGCAAATCTGGATCTTTCTTTGATTGTTTTACCTCCAAATTCGTCAGTTCTATGATTCATACCTTCCCAGAAAAACTGGTCAATTAAATAGCCATGTGCACCATGAATTTCAAATGCATCGAATCCTAGATCTTTCGCTGCTTTTGCCGCATGCGCATAAGCTTGTATCGTATGTTCAATATCTGCTAAGCTCATCGAGTCTGGACTTTCAAAAGGTGCTGGAGGAGTCCATTGCATCGGTGTATAGCCTACATGCCATATTTGAGGGGCTATTTTTCCACCTTTTTGGTGTACGGCATCAGCAATATTTTTCCAAGCTGCTAATGCTTGGTCACCATAAAAATTTGGAATATCCTTTAGGTTTTTTGAAGAAGGTCTGTCAATGACAGTACCTTCTGTCAGGATCAATCCAACTTCAGCAGCAGCACGACGTTCGTAATAACCTTTGACATTATCACCAGGAATACCATCAATAGAAAATGCTCTTGTCATCGGTGCCATAACAAAGCGATTGTTCAGAACGAGTTTTTTGTACTGAAATGGATTAAATAGTGTTTGTATACTCATTATCTTTTTATTTTAAAATTTGATTGTTGCAAATATATTTCAATTAGTATACTTTTGTAACTATTAATAGTATAAAGTAGTTACCTATATGTAACTATTCAAGAATTTGTATATGAAAAGAACTGATTTGAAAAGCTGCTCGTGCGCCATGCAGCGTTCGATGGGAATTTTAGGAACAAGATGGAAGCCTGTCATCATCTATACTTTGCGAGATCGAAAAGCACGTTTTGGACAATTGGATGCTTTGATAGAACATATATCAAGAAAGGTATTGACAAGCTCGTTGAAAGAGTTAGAAGAGGATGGTGTTATTTTTAGAGAGGAGTTTAAAGAATTGCCCCCTCGAGTCGAGTATTCTTTAACCGAAAAAGGAAAAGCATTGATTCCAATCATGTGTCAATTGGCAAAATGGAATGAAGAATATCATGAAAAGCCAGAAATGGAAATGGTTTAGTTGGCTTTTTTGTTGTATAGGTAGATGAAATTGATGATTCATCTTGTCTTTTCACATCTTAACTATATCCGCAACAATAGGAGAGCTGCGTGTTTTTTAATAAATTGAAAAGTTCATGTAAAAATATAAATTATAAGGGATTCAATCTTCAGTTTTTAAGCGATCGTTTGTGTATTGATTAGTGATTTTTTAATTATATTAGTCACTGGTTTCTGATATTTGAAAAAGTTAATGCTTAATTTATAATATAGCCTTACCTCTTAAATAATTTCTTAAGATTACCGCAATAAATTTTAAAAATTAGCAATTTATGCGTCAATTGGAGTGTCATCAAGAAGAAATACATTTATGTGGTAAGATTCAGTTTGGAGGATTTCTTTTTGTTTTTAATAATAGTGGTTGTGTGGCTATTAGTGAAAATATAACAGATCTTTTAAATAGGACTGTAGATCAAGTATTGGGTTTACAAATTGAAGATATATTAAGTTTACTGTCTCAAGAAACGGAATGGAATCTTGCAGAAATAGAGCGTCAGATCAACGGGCAGGTGTTTATACGTTTTGTTGAACGGATCCAGATCGACAAAATAGAATATTACTTAAGTATATATAGCTATGATGAAAAGAAATATATCGAAATAGAACCTTGTAATGAAACTCATTTAAAGGAAACACGATTATTTTACTATGCTAAATACCTGGAAGAAGAGCATGATCGCGCATGGCAATCTTTGACGGTTCTAATAAGACAAATCATTGGATTTGATCGGGTGATGGTTTATCAGTTCCTTAAAGATCACAGTGGTCAGGTTATTGCGGAATCCATTTCTGAGGATATGACTTCTCTCATTGGTTATCGATATCCTGAATTTGATATTCCCGAGCAAGAACGAGCACTATATACCAAATTTCTGGCTCGAAATATTGCAGATATTGATGCGTCTACAGTTAATGTAAAGGGGATAGATCCAAAGGAATTAGATCTTACAAGATGTAGTCTCAGAGCTTTATCGCCGATCCATTTGCAGTACCTACGAAATGCTGGGATGCGCGCTAGTGCAAGTTTTTCCATTATTATGAATGGAAAGCTTTGGGGATTGGTTGCTTGTCAAAATCGGCAACCACTGCATGTTGACCTTGCGCAACGACATTTAGGCGCTTTCCTTACGCAATATGCCGTGAACTATTATCTTTCGGAACATCAGAAAATGAATCTGTTCAATCAGGAAGTCATGGTAGCGATG is a window encoding:
- a CDS encoding TonB-dependent receptor plug domain-containing protein, with protein sequence MMKKLSVGLVLLVFGIYAKAQDSQIKQDSTRRIDEVQVNRMVKKKIETEMKMSVSVDEFLASSENISFIKRGAYAWEPLLNNMSSERTNLTIDGMHIFGACTDKMDPITSYVESNNLSAIDITSGQAGSMHGSTVSGSIDLKRKSTPFSLDPKWSGTYQTGFEWNNKQFFNMGNLSYSDDKFVADGSISFRKAGNYADGHNDEVKHSQYNKFNTSLGMAYKTSPLSALRVDAIFDMAKDVGFPALPMDLWLSRALITSASYKQMFEDGPVKVWDSKIYFNAVEHYMDDTTRPENLVHMDMPGWSTTYGLVSKINLKKDDYASEIQLNAYENVSIAEMRMYPQDRSNRTMFAYSWPWVTTRYGGLSMNNAWEISDKSQVNVGGTLGLNYNHAKYVEFNWIFHPGTPQEKTRVLPSLHANYQLNFDSFHFSAGTGYGHRSPSVSEGYGYYIYNSFDRYDYIGNPDLKNEISYEMNASLGFKKEKVGIDVKANNFYIQNYIVGRILSMGSPMNYQSVGVKGYTSLDHATLFNFSIGGHYDILQNLQWKGLLTYARGQDDRGGNLPFKRPLSYQTSVHFTHHKIGLQTSLNGDFTQNNYSPEYGEDKTSSYKIWNVSADYRFKIKNCKAVVQVGAENLWNEYYSTYADWGNIPRMGRNIFTSLKVGF
- a CDS encoding MbnP family protein, giving the protein MKNLKNYLLLSACTLAMVSCSKSDDMPVANHVTLHFNNTFKNTTIILGGASSTTATTNTSAVGQVHHLSELKYVISNIRLIKADGGEIPYHVNDLDKGATVIDQAKQASLDYVLTNIPSGTYKQIKFGLGVKQDLNTIDQVRFPTFYATAGANDTKMMWEWGTGYRFTKLEGFYEVDNKTMSIHTGSTIEGKEGAYTQGVDAYRDITLDLTTDAIVGQHGPKITITADFNKLLSGKTNITLSTGTGMGNNATPNVHTAVQMLKFVDNLGGNGSSDISGMFSISKVEN
- a CDS encoding cytochrome-c peroxidase, which gives rise to MKKIVGIIVVLALLLSCSKEDDKTSFSFDNPELSLEIPAGFPILNNSVKNNRPTKYGAELGEKLFNERKLSGNNSISCASCHNQSNAFADQNPRAIGIYGRIGLRNTPPIQNMAFMQFYNWDGNVLQLEKQPLVPIITHEEMNSSIVEVIGKLGGDVVYQDMFKKAFGDEHITPDRIYRSIAQYSYTLISANSRYDQVMRNMGGEFTKSEAQGYQIFKQKCQSCHSTELFTDQTFRNVGFPLHSSSEEAGRARVTGILSDYMSFRVPSLRNIEYTAPYGSFGQFATLLEVLDYFDKGVIDAENLDPILKENGNRIPLTDQEKQDIISFLKTLSDPEFLRSGS
- a CDS encoding redox-active disulfide protein 2 — translated: MNKKSYHEMSNEELINAKKVTTIAAVLLTVMLLILLGMGIYISVTKKFSALVAIPFALSPITIINFKNLKKINQELKTRGIS
- a CDS encoding acyltransferase family protein, giving the protein MVFIGAIIGAILFYFQGCSVWDVSTVSIMALLGATLLNAFLIPAMPGHEVRGLGEMFPLNGPSWSLFFEYIGNILYALIIRRFSTKILAGLVFTAGCGLATFAIVGPYGDLCAGFSLTEIEFTAGFLRMLFSFSAGLLLSRVFNPVHIKRAFWMCSLLLVALLAVPRIGGAEYLWINGLYDTLCCILIFPILVYLGASGKTSDKFTTQICKFLGDISYPLYTVHYPFIYLYYAWVKNHKLTFEESLPGAAAVLIGSIILAYICLKFYDIPVRKYLIKRL
- a CDS encoding acyltransferase family protein, with translation MLHTQMSTATFSNTKPHYAILDGLRGVAAITVVCFHIFEAFATSHLDQIINHGYLAVDFFFMLSGFVIGYAYDDRWATTSTLDFIKRRIIDSIPWSL
- a CDS encoding NADH:flavin oxidoreductase, with the protein product MSIQTLFNPFQYKKLVLNNRFVMAPMTRAFSIDGIPGDNVKGYYERRAAAEVGLILTEGTVIDRPSSKNLKDIPNFYGDQALAAWKNIADAVHQKGGKIAPQIWHVGYTPMQWTPPAPFESPDSMSLADIEHTIQAYAHAAKAAKDLGFDAFEIHGAHGYLIDQFFWEGMNHRTDEFGGKTIKERSRFAVEVIKAMRQAVGPDFVIILRLSQWKQQDYTAKLAPTPTSLEDWILPLVDAGVDIFHGSQRRYWEPEFEGSDLNFAGWLKKVSGQPTITVGSVGLDQDFGDVFTNSESKSAPVALDELVRRYERGDFDLVAVGRAILQDPNWVKKVHAEKFDELSTFEAKSLGSLS
- a CDS encoding winged helix-turn-helix transcriptional regulator; the protein is MKRTDLKSCSCAMQRSMGILGTRWKPVIIYTLRDRKARFGQLDALIEHISRKVLTSSLKELEEDGVIFREEFKELPPRVEYSLTEKGKALIPIMCQLAKWNEEYHEKPEMEMV
- a CDS encoding GAF domain-containing protein — encoded protein: MRQLECHQEEIHLCGKIQFGGFLFVFNNSGCVAISENITDLLNRTVDQVLGLQIEDILSLLSQETEWNLAEIERQINGQVFIRFVERIQIDKIEYYLSIYSYDEKKYIEIEPCNETHLKETRLFYYAKYLEEEHDRAWQSLTVLIRQIIGFDRVMVYQFLKDHSGQVIAESISEDMTSLIGYRYPEFDIPEQERALYTKFLARNIADIDASTVNVKGIDPKELDLTRCSLRALSPIHLQYLRNAGMRASASFSIIMNGKLWGLVACQNRQPLHVDLAQRHLGAFLTQYAVNYYLSEHQKMNLFNQEVMVAMEIDLKSELLIKTDMYAVLEKFAPQIMKIAEADGLIILHDRGLKSFGDVPTEELHAQIDQSLINHEENLYATSNFVYDIPAHIIDPIIFPGVIRINVQPGSKVYMYLFRKEHVYEEIWAGKPEKIFKYDPENNVKFPSPRTSFDAWIEHTKGNAPKWKQSELSFMGRIVQIIQQAIAQRSVEIANLNKELVRSNNALDTFSYTLTHDLKNPLSSIQLAAQMILLKNDISKELLHKLGENILDATRLITEMMDNVYQLSQSNYVAFKNELIDP